The Sphingomonas sp. KR3-1 genome contains a region encoding:
- the map gene encoding type I methionyl aminopeptidase, translated as MIKSPDEVALMAESGRLLASVFTHLDGLALAGRTTMEINDLVEAFIVRDLGARPASKGQYGYGFVLNCSRNDVVCHGVPSREDVLQDGDIVNLDITLEKNGYIADSSKTYLIGEVAPAARRLVRITYEAMWKGIHAARPGARLGDIGHAIERHAKRAGYSIVRDYCGHGIGTEMHEDPQILHFGKPGTGLTLREGMVFTIEPMLNQGSRLVRTEADGWTVVTVDGKLSAQFEHTVAVTGEGVRVLTLRPGEVPSVHS; from the coding sequence GTGATCAAATCCCCCGACGAAGTCGCGCTGATGGCCGAATCCGGCCGGCTGCTGGCATCGGTCTTCACGCATCTCGACGGCCTGGCGCTGGCCGGGCGGACGACGATGGAGATCAACGATCTGGTCGAGGCGTTCATCGTCCGCGATCTCGGCGCGCGGCCGGCGAGCAAGGGCCAATATGGCTATGGTTTCGTGCTAAACTGCTCGCGCAACGACGTGGTGTGCCACGGCGTCCCGTCGCGCGAGGACGTCCTGCAGGACGGCGACATCGTCAACCTGGACATCACGCTGGAGAAGAACGGCTACATTGCCGATTCCAGCAAGACTTACCTGATTGGCGAAGTCGCGCCGGCCGCGCGCAGGCTGGTGCGTATCACCTATGAGGCGATGTGGAAGGGCATCCACGCGGCGCGCCCCGGCGCCCGGCTCGGCGATATCGGCCATGCGATCGAGCGCCATGCCAAGCGCGCCGGCTATTCGATCGTCCGCGATTATTGTGGCCATGGCATCGGCACCGAGATGCACGAAGACCCGCAGATCCTCCATTTCGGCAAGCCCGGCACCGGCCTCACGCTGCGCGAGGGCATGGTGTTCACGATCGAGCCGATGCTCAACCAGGGCAGCCGGCTGGTGCGCACCGAGGCGGATGGCTGGACCGTCGTCACCGTCGACGGGAAGCTCTCCGCCCAGTTCGAACACACCGTCGCGGTGACCGGGGAGGGCGTACGGGTGCTAACGCTGCGTCCCGGCGAGGTGCCGTCCGTCCACAGCTGA
- a CDS encoding DUF1178 family protein, producing MIVFDLKCAGGHVFEAWFGSSAAWDAQRAAGLVACPMCGVAEVDKAVMAPNVAPKGNAVASAPAPEAVKAAMAALAGMQAKALEGSQWVGSAFADKARAMHLGEAPHVPIHGQASTAEAKALIDEGVPVAPLPLPVVPPEACN from the coding sequence ATGATCGTCTTCGACCTGAAATGCGCGGGCGGCCATGTCTTCGAGGCATGGTTCGGATCGAGCGCTGCGTGGGATGCGCAGCGCGCCGCGGGGCTGGTCGCCTGCCCGATGTGCGGGGTGGCGGAGGTCGACAAGGCAGTGATGGCGCCCAATGTCGCGCCCAAGGGCAATGCGGTGGCCTCGGCGCCGGCGCCCGAGGCAGTCAAGGCTGCGATGGCGGCGTTGGCGGGCATGCAGGCCAAGGCGCTGGAGGGCTCGCAGTGGGTCGGCAGCGCCTTTGCCGACAAGGCGCGGGCGATGCACCTGGGCGAAGCGCCCCATGTGCCGATCCACGGCCAGGCGAGCACGGCGGAGGCGAAGGCGCTGATCGACGAGGGCGTCCCGGTCGCGCCGCTGCCCTTGCCGGTGGTCCCGCCCGAGGCATGCAATTGA
- a CDS encoding DUF47 family protein has product MRQIAALPYRTEGIAIDAPVRIMLVTSRESGRWVIPKGNLPAGVALHSAAALEAKEEAGVLGLVCPTPIGSYRYRKKRGNGASLMIDVDVFPLAVNAELTAWKEQSQRERRWFSLAEAAEAVDEEDLRDLIRSFGQSEFKAATQRTGILAAVAQKSKVTSMFAWFQRLLPKTGNFFELFEAHAVTISAAAEALSRLVQDGNRDHVREVIEREHDADEIIREMLRTVRETFLTPFDRGAITSLIGSMDDAIDEMQAAVQAIDLYEVTSFEREMQDMVAIVVDAARLVVEAMPLLRDVARHGKRLHELTERLVRMESHADEIHRAGLKRAFTELGPVDTLTFSVQREVYKHLERIVDAFEDVANEIDGIVIDHA; this is encoded by the coding sequence ATTCGCCAGATTGCCGCCTTGCCGTACCGCACTGAAGGCATTGCCATCGATGCGCCCGTGCGGATCATGCTGGTCACCTCGCGCGAGAGCGGCCGCTGGGTGATCCCCAAGGGTAATCTTCCGGCCGGCGTCGCACTGCACAGCGCCGCCGCGCTCGAGGCGAAGGAGGAGGCCGGGGTGCTCGGGCTTGTGTGCCCCACGCCGATCGGTTCCTATCGCTATCGCAAGAAGCGCGGCAACGGCGCGTCGTTGATGATCGACGTCGATGTCTTCCCTCTCGCGGTCAATGCCGAGCTGACCGCGTGGAAGGAGCAATCCCAGCGCGAGCGCCGCTGGTTCAGCCTCGCCGAGGCCGCCGAGGCGGTCGACGAGGAGGATCTGCGCGATCTCATCCGTTCCTTCGGCCAGTCCGAATTCAAGGCCGCCACCCAGCGCACCGGCATTCTCGCCGCCGTCGCCCAGAAATCGAAAGTCACTTCCATGTTCGCCTGGTTCCAGCGCCTGTTGCCCAAGACCGGCAATTTCTTCGAGCTGTTCGAAGCGCACGCCGTCACCATCTCGGCGGCGGCAGAAGCGCTGTCGCGGCTGGTCCAGGACGGCAACCGCGACCATGTCCGCGAAGTCATCGAGCGTGAGCATGATGCCGACGAGATCATCCGTGAGATGCTGCGCACCGTGCGCGAGACCTTCCTCACGCCCTTCGACCGAGGCGCGATCACCTCGCTGATCGGCTCGATGGACGATGCGATCGACGAGATGCAGGCCGCGGTACAGGCGATCGACCTCTATGAAGTCACCAGCTTCGAGCGCGAGATGCAGGACATGGTCGCGATCGTCGTCGATGCCGCGCGCCTGGTCGTCGAGGCGATGCCGCTGCTGCGCGACGTCGCCCGCCACGGCAAGCGCCTGCACGAGCTGACCGAGCGGCTGGTCCGCATGGAGAGCCATGCCGACGAGATCCACCGCGCCGGGCTCAAGCGCGCCTTCACCGAGCTCGGCCCGGTCGATACGCTGACCTTCTCGGTCCAACGCGAAGTCTACAAGCATCTCGAGCGGATCGTCGACGCGTTCGAGGATGTCGCGAACGAGATCGATGGCATCGTGATCGACCACGCCTGA
- a CDS encoding ParD-like family protein — translation MGIVNIEDELHDQLRRASKASYRSINAQAAFWIRIGMLCELNPQLTFQQIVVRELREAGVDPADIGVAAE, via the coding sequence ATGGGCATCGTCAACATCGAGGATGAGCTGCACGATCAGCTCCGCCGGGCGAGCAAGGCCTCCTATCGCTCGATCAATGCCCAGGCGGCATTCTGGATCCGGATCGGCATGCTCTGCGAGCTCAACCCGCAGCTGACCTTCCAGCAGATCGTCGTCCGCGAGCTGCGGGAGGCTGGCGTGGATCCCGCCGATATCGGGGTCGCCGCCGAGTGA
- a CDS encoding MFS transporter has protein sequence MSAPDLSLLAKRRFGPLFVVQFLGAFNDNALKYAMLFLASFTLYADAPAKSAMLATLSTGIFMLPYFLFSGLGGELADGIDKARLIRWVKMAEILFMAIGLAGLALPSIPLLLVALFCMGCHSTIFGPVKYSIMPQHLHADELLGGIGVIEGGTFLAILGGQLLAGFVSPFAAGAIATLLAVCGLLASLAITPAPPLAKVRITRNPFTSTWQVLKAGHDSPDGWLAILGISWFFAVGAVVASELLPLVSGTLGGAEHVVTLFLVIFSVAIALGSMLVNRLLAGETSAKFVPASALAMGLFLIDLWWATSGFVVVHPHASIAQFFASPGSGRILVDLAGLALSGGMFVVPLYAILLVESPAEARSRVIAANNIVNSLVMVPVVLIATVLLGRGFTVPQVIGMTGAATMPVALMSLWLRPGKARAKV, from the coding sequence ATGTCTGCGCCGGACCTCTCCCTGCTCGCCAAGCGCCGTTTCGGCCCGCTGTTCGTCGTCCAGTTCCTCGGCGCGTTCAACGACAACGCGCTCAAATATGCGATGCTGTTCCTGGCGAGCTTCACGCTCTACGCGGATGCGCCCGCCAAGTCGGCGATGCTCGCCACGCTGTCGACCGGCATCTTCATGCTGCCCTATTTCCTGTTCTCCGGGCTGGGCGGGGAACTGGCGGACGGCATCGACAAGGCCCGGCTGATCCGCTGGGTGAAGATGGCGGAAATCCTGTTCATGGCGATCGGCCTGGCCGGGCTGGCGCTGCCCTCGATCCCGCTGCTGCTGGTCGCGCTGTTCTGCATGGGCTGCCATTCGACGATCTTCGGGCCGGTCAAATATTCGATCATGCCGCAGCATCTCCACGCCGACGAGCTGCTCGGCGGCATCGGGGTGATCGAGGGCGGCACCTTTCTGGCGATCCTGGGCGGGCAGCTGCTCGCCGGCTTCGTCTCGCCCTTCGCCGCCGGCGCGATCGCCACGCTGCTCGCGGTGTGCGGGCTGCTCGCCAGCCTGGCGATTACGCCCGCGCCGCCGCTGGCCAAGGTCCGGATCACGCGCAATCCGTTCACCAGCACCTGGCAGGTGCTCAAGGCCGGGCATGATTCGCCCGATGGCTGGCTGGCAATCCTCGGCATCAGCTGGTTCTTCGCCGTCGGCGCAGTGGTCGCGTCGGAACTGCTGCCTTTGGTCTCGGGCACGCTCGGCGGCGCCGAACATGTGGTGACGCTGTTCCTCGTCATCTTCTCGGTGGCGATCGCGCTGGGCTCGATGCTGGTCAACCGGCTGCTCGCCGGCGAAACCTCGGCGAAGTTCGTACCGGCCTCGGCGCTGGCGATGGGACTGTTCCTGATCGACCTGTGGTGGGCGACCAGCGGGTTCGTCGTTGTGCATCCGCATGCCAGCATCGCGCAGTTCTTCGCCTCGCCCGGCAGCGGGCGGATCCTGGTCGACCTGGCCGGGCTGGCGCTCTCCGGCGGCATGTTCGTCGTGCCGCTCTACGCGATCCTGCTCGTCGAGAGCCCGGCCGAGGCGCGCTCGCGGGTGATCGCGGCGAACAACATCGTCAATTCGCTGGTGATGGTGCCGGTGGTGCTGATCGCCACCGTGCTACTCGGCCGCGGCTTCACCGTGCCGCAAGTGATCGGCATGACGGGTGCCGCGACGATGCCGGTGGCATTGATGTCGCTCTGGCTGAGGCCCGGCAAGGCGAGGGCGAAAGTCTAG
- the grxC gene encoding glutaredoxin 3: protein MAKIEIYTKAFCPYCYRAKALLDGKHAEYEEIDISMGGPRRAEMIDRAHGRTTVPQVFIDGKHIGGSDDLAALDGRGGLDPLLG from the coding sequence ATGGCCAAGATCGAAATCTACACCAAGGCATTCTGCCCCTATTGCTACCGCGCCAAGGCGCTGCTCGACGGCAAGCATGCCGAATATGAGGAGATCGACATCTCGATGGGCGGCCCGCGCCGCGCCGAGATGATCGATCGTGCGCATGGCCGCACCACGGTTCCCCAGGTCTTCATCGACGGCAAGCATATCGGCGGCTCCGACGATCTGGCGGCGCTCGATGGGCGCGGCGGGCTCGATCCGCTGCTCGGCTGA
- a CDS encoding ComF family protein — MARWTQPLVQPLARIADLALPPRCPGCSAITPADHRFCAACWTSLRFLGPPWCAACHAPFDHDRGEGARCAACIADPPPHDGIRAAVAYGEVARAVALKLKYSGRLACAATMARAMTRLMPGEAELLVPVPLHRWRLWSRGFNQAALIAASLSRTHAVPLAPGLLRRTRATPVLRNLGARARAKAVAGAFALAPDARAALAGRTVVLVDDVHTSGATANACARLLKRGGAREVILLCWARVLEGGEGAD; from the coding sequence GTGGCCCGCTGGACCCAGCCCCTCGTGCAGCCTCTGGCGCGGATCGCCGATCTCGCGCTGCCGCCGCGCTGCCCGGGCTGCAGCGCGATCACGCCGGCGGACCACCGCTTCTGCGCGGCATGCTGGACCAGCCTGCGCTTCCTCGGCCCGCCCTGGTGCGCCGCCTGCCACGCGCCGTTCGACCATGACCGGGGGGAGGGCGCGCGCTGCGCCGCGTGCATCGCCGATCCGCCGCCGCATGACGGCATCCGCGCCGCGGTGGCCTATGGCGAGGTGGCGCGGGCAGTGGCGCTCAAGCTCAAATATTCGGGGCGGCTCGCCTGCGCGGCGACGATGGCGCGGGCGATGACGCGGCTGATGCCGGGGGAGGCCGAGTTGCTCGTGCCGGTGCCGCTCCACCGCTGGCGGCTGTGGTCGCGCGGGTTCAACCAGGCCGCGCTGATCGCGGCGAGCCTGTCGCGGACGCACGCGGTGCCGCTCGCACCTGGCCTGCTGCGCCGCACCCGCGCGACGCCGGTGCTGCGCAACCTTGGCGCGCGCGCGCGGGCCAAGGCGGTTGCCGGCGCCTTCGCGCTCGCGCCGGATGCGCGCGCGGCGCTGGCCGGCAGGACGGTGGTGCTGGTCGACGATGTCCATACCAGCGGCGCAACCGCCAATGCCTGCGCGCGGCTGCTCAAGCGCGGCGGCGCGCGCGAAGTGATCCTTCTGTGCTGGGCGCGCGTTCTGGAAGGCGGGGAGGGCGCGGATTGA
- a CDS encoding methyltransferase domain-containing protein produces the protein MPQNGPSDSAEIFDRALRRKRRDRAARRYEGFLRDHMLEGVADRLAHVKRSFHDVLDLGSFGGGFELPGARITRIDAGSGFAAQAGGIHADEDRHPFPEASFDLVVSVGVLDQVNDVPGALALARRALRPDGLFLGAFLGAGTLATLRSAFLQAEGERPVARFHPQIDVRAAGDLLTRAGFALPVSDVEPLTVRYSSLFSLLGDLRGMAATNLLPGTPPLTRGALARATEAFSDRADPDGKTAERFEIVYLIGWAPDASQPKPARRGSAVASLAEELKSKN, from the coding sequence ATGCCCCAGAATGGACCGAGTGATTCCGCCGAGATCTTCGACCGCGCGCTGCGCCGCAAGCGCCGCGACCGCGCCGCGCGCCGCTACGAAGGCTTTCTGCGCGACCACATGCTCGAAGGCGTGGCGGACCGCCTGGCGCATGTGAAGCGCAGCTTCCACGACGTGCTCGATCTCGGCAGCTTTGGCGGCGGCTTCGAGCTGCCCGGCGCGCGCATCACCCGGATCGACGCGGGGAGCGGCTTCGCGGCGCAGGCCGGCGGCATCCACGCCGATGAGGATCGCCACCCCTTCCCCGAGGCGAGCTTCGACCTGGTGGTGAGCGTCGGCGTGCTCGACCAGGTCAACGACGTGCCGGGCGCCCTCGCCCTCGCCCGCCGCGCGCTCCGCCCCGACGGGCTGTTCCTCGGCGCCTTTCTCGGCGCGGGCACGCTGGCGACGCTGCGCAGCGCGTTCCTCCAGGCCGAGGGCGAGCGCCCGGTGGCGCGCTTCCACCCGCAGATCGACGTGCGCGCCGCCGGCGACCTGCTCACCCGCGCCGGCTTCGCGCTGCCGGTGTCGGACGTCGAGCCGCTGACCGTGCGTTATTCGAGCCTGTTCTCGCTGCTCGGCGACCTGCGCGGCATGGCGGCGACCAACCTGCTCCCGGGCACCCCACCCCTGACCCGCGGCGCGCTGGCCCGCGCGACCGAAGCCTTTTCCGACCGCGCCGACCCGGACGGCAAGACGGCCGAGCGCTTCGAGATCGTCTACCTGATCGGCTGGGCGCCGGACGCGTCGCAGCCCAAGCCGGCGCGGCGCGGGAGCGCGGTGGCGTCGCTGGCGGAGGAGTTGAAGTCCAAAAACTAA
- a CDS encoding inorganic phosphate transporter, which translates to MYELALPLLIGLIIVALAFDFLNGLHDAANSIATVVATRLLKPVHAVAFAAMFNFAAYFLTIVFPSLHKVADTIGQGLIDKNLITPSVVFGALVGAMFWNIVTWLKGIPSSSSHALVGGMIGSGVAHAGLTGVKWAGLNKTLIAIVLSPTIGMILAMLIMLITSWLFSRANTRTAERSFRTLHLVSSGAYSLSHGLNDAQKTMGIITVLLYSTGHLHGEFHVPHWVAISCYIAIALGTLSGGWKIIETMGSRITKLSQHQGFSASLAGSIVLFGASVLGIPVSTTHTITGAVIGAGTARRASAVRWGVARSVIVAWVITIPASAAVGALFYAITLLF; encoded by the coding sequence ATGTACGAACTCGCCCTCCCGCTGCTCATCGGCCTGATCATCGTCGCGCTGGCGTTCGATTTTCTCAACGGCCTGCACGACGCTGCCAACTCGATCGCCACCGTTGTGGCGACGCGGCTGCTGAAGCCCGTCCACGCCGTCGCCTTCGCCGCGATGTTCAACTTCGCGGCCTATTTCCTGACCATCGTCTTCCCCAGCCTGCACAAGGTGGCGGACACGATCGGCCAGGGGCTGATCGACAAGAACCTGATCACTCCCTCGGTGGTGTTCGGCGCGCTGGTCGGCGCGATGTTCTGGAACATCGTGACGTGGCTCAAGGGCATCCCGTCCTCGTCCAGCCACGCGCTGGTTGGCGGGATGATCGGCTCGGGCGTGGCGCATGCCGGGCTCACCGGCGTCAAATGGGCCGGGCTGAACAAGACGCTGATCGCCATCGTGCTATCGCCGACGATCGGAATGATCCTGGCGATGCTGATCATGTTGATCACTTCCTGGCTGTTCAGCCGTGCCAACACGCGCACCGCGGAGCGCAGCTTCCGCACGCTGCACCTGGTCTCCTCGGGCGCCTATTCGCTGAGCCACGGCCTCAACGACGCGCAGAAGACGATGGGGATCATCACCGTGCTGCTCTATTCGACCGGGCATCTGCACGGCGAATTCCATGTGCCGCACTGGGTGGCGATCTCCTGCTACATCGCGATCGCGCTGGGCACGCTGAGCGGCGGCTGGAAGATCATCGAGACGATGGGCTCGCGGATCACCAAGCTCTCGCAGCACCAGGGCTTCAGCGCCTCGCTTGCCGGATCGATCGTGCTGTTCGGCGCCTCGGTGCTCGGCATCCCGGTCTCGACCACGCACACGATCACCGGCGCGGTGATCGGTGCCGGCACGGCACGCCGGGCCTCGGCCGTGCGTTGGGGCGTGGCGCGCAGCGTCATCGTCGCCTGGGTGATCACGATTCCCGCCTCGGCGGCGGTGGGCGCGCTGTTCTACGCGATCACGCTGCTGTTCTGA